In the genome of Rickettsiales bacterium, one region contains:
- a CDS encoding IS1595 family transposase: HFNLFLKECEWRFNMGTPSDLLADLKKLLKEYY, from the coding sequence CATTTTAATCTGTTCTTGAAAGAATGTGAGTGGAGGTTTAATATGGGCACACCAAGTGACTTACTGGCAGACCTGAAAAAGTTGCTCAAAGAATATTATTAG
- a CDS encoding flagellar biosynthetic protein FliO, producing MEEVGLIRAIASFAFVIGLILLLSWGLKHLRGTRWVEKVQGPRRLQMVEQLYLDSRNKLVLVKCDEEEHLLMIGGGHEVAKLNAKAAAKAKKK from the coding sequence ATGGAAGAAGTGGGCCTGATTAGAGCCATTGCCTCTTTTGCCTTTGTGATAGGGCTAATTTTACTGCTCTCATGGGGCTTAAAACATCTGCGCGGGACGCGTTGGGTGGAGAAAGTGCAAGGCCCGCGCCGGCTGCAAATGGTTGAGCAGCTTTACCTCGATTCGCGTAATAAACTCGTTCTGGTGAAATGCGATGAAGAAGAGCATTTGCTGATGATAGGGGGCGGCCATGAAGTGGCCAAGCTGAATGCAAAAGCGGCAGCAAAGGCGAAGAAGAAATGA
- the fliP gene encoding flagellar type III secretion system pore protein FliP (The bacterial flagellar biogenesis protein FliP forms a type III secretion system (T3SS)-type pore required for flagellar assembly.), with product MTRLFSLIIAVFLAVALQPVAAEAQAFSLDLGALKDSVGGGSAAARMIQIILLVTLLSMAPSILIMMTSFIRIAVVLSFMRSALGTQTTPPNQVIISLALFVTMFVMMPVLQQSYEEGILPLIEETITEQQAIERTAQPFRVFMLRHVRDKDLSLFMNMAPQVEIESADQTPYQILIPAFMISELKRAFEIGFLLFVPFLIIDMLVASTLMAMGMMMLPPVLISLPFKLIFFVLIDGWYMLIGSLVRSFGL from the coding sequence ATGACGCGTCTTTTCTCTCTTATCATCGCCGTATTCTTAGCGGTAGCGCTTCAACCGGTTGCGGCGGAGGCTCAGGCATTTTCGCTTGATCTAGGTGCGCTGAAAGACAGTGTGGGCGGCGGTTCAGCTGCGGCGCGCATGATTCAAATTATTCTACTGGTCACGCTACTCAGCATGGCGCCGTCTATCTTAATCATGATGACGAGCTTTATACGAATTGCGGTAGTGCTTTCTTTTATGCGTTCGGCTTTGGGGACACAAACGACTCCGCCAAATCAGGTGATTATCAGCCTCGCGCTGTTTGTAACTATGTTTGTTATGATGCCGGTATTGCAGCAATCTTATGAAGAAGGCATTCTGCCATTGATCGAAGAAACCATTACGGAGCAACAGGCGATAGAGCGTACCGCGCAGCCGTTTCGTGTGTTTATGTTGCGTCATGTGCGCGATAAAGATCTCTCGCTCTTTATGAATATGGCGCCGCAAGTGGAGATCGAGTCGGCGGACCAAACGCCGTATCAGATTTTGATTCCGGCTTTTATGATTAGCGAGTTGAAGCGCGCCTTTGAGATCGGTTTCTTGTTGTTCGTGCCGTTCCTTATTATCGATATGTTAGTCGCCTCCACCTTGATGGCGATGGGTATGATGATGCTACCCCCGGTGTTGATATCCTTGCCATTTAAGCTGATTTTCTTCGTACTGATTGATGGTTGGTACATGCTTATTGGTAGCCTCGTACGTAGCTTTGGTTTGTGA